In Methanofastidiosum sp., one DNA window encodes the following:
- a CDS encoding nitroreductase family protein: protein MDVNKAIFERRAYRSLEPVEITPEIIKSLAESARFSPSCFNNQPWRYVFVTDPTVLKNMHSALSMDNDWARAASMIIVVFSKKENDCLIKDREYYLFDTGMATAFIILRATELGLVAHPIAGYSPKKTREILGIPDEMNVITLVIVGKHSSQMTPLMNENQKEVEKERPERLTVDKFVFMNSYHD, encoded by the coding sequence CCTTAGAACCAGTAGAAATAACTCCAGAGATTATTAAATCTCTAGCAGAAAGTGCAAGATTTTCCCCTTCGTGTTTTAATAATCAGCCATGGAGATACGTATTTGTTACAGATCCTACAGTTCTAAAAAACATGCACTCCGCCCTTTCAATGGATAACGACTGGGCAAGAGCTGCCTCAATGATAATAGTTGTATTTTCTAAAAAAGAAAATGATTGTTTAATAAAAGATAGAGAGTATTATTTATTCGACACTGGAATGGCAACTGCTTTCATTATTTTAAGAGCAACTGAACTTGGATTAGTTGCCCATCCAATAGCTGGGTATAGCCCTAAGAAAACTAGGGAGATTCTGGGAATACCTGATGAGATGAATGTTATTACTCTTGTTATTGTAGGAAAACATTCTTCACAGATGACCCCACTGATGAATGAAAATCAGAAAGAAGTTGAAAAAGAAAGACCTGAACGATTGACAGTAGATAAATTTGTTTTTATGAATAGTTATCATGATTAA